In Pelmatolapia mariae isolate MD_Pm_ZW linkage group LG13, Pm_UMD_F_2, whole genome shotgun sequence, a genomic segment contains:
- the edaradd gene encoding ectodysplasin-A receptor-associated adapter protein isoform X2, producing the protein MGDIPASKMSSLNAYKEPFDRSSSEPVEDTDTTSFVAEFSLEANYPVQVTDPHDAVTLHLSSMPSRYLSPSSEDRIRQPVEDVEECTCPTSSSPDYPKELQFITNPCEKCFCPAPPPKISDLMNDKDLLDLLRLKLDPNHCTIKNWKNFASRWGMSYDELTLLEHRTQGSLSHSPTQEFLLRYNQKTVTELTELCRIYQRIDVLRLLQSWIEKDWPSRWQHTH; encoded by the exons ACAGAAGCAGCTCTGAACCTGTGGAGGACACAGACACCACCAGCTTTGTGGCAGAATTT TCCTTGGAGGCCAATTATCCCGTGCAAGTAACAGATCCCCATG ACGCTGTGACACTGCACCTAAGTTCGATGCCCTCGAGATACCTGAGTCCCTCCTCAGAAGACAGAATAAGACAG CCAGTGGAAGATGTGGAAGAGTGCACTTGCCCCACTTCTTCTTCACCAG ACTATCCCAAAGAACTACAGTTTATAACGAACCCCTGTGAGAAGTGCTTCTGCCCGGCACCCCCTCCCAAAATCAGCGACCTCATGAACGACAAAGATCTGCTGGACTTGCTGCGGCTCAAATTGGATCCAAACCACTGCACCAtcaaaaactggaaaaactttGCGAGTCGTTGGGGGATGAGCTATGACGAACTGACCCTGCTGGAGCATCGGACCCAGGGTTCCTTGTCCCACAGCCCCACCCAGGAGTTCCTGTTACGCTACAACCAGAAGACGGTCACTGAGCTCACTGAACTTTGCCGCATCTATCAGCGCATTGATGTGCTGCGACTGCTGCAGAGCTGGATAGAGAAGGATTGGCCGTCGCGCTGGCAACACACACATTAA
- the edaradd gene encoding ectodysplasin-A receptor-associated adapter protein isoform X1, with the protein MGDIPASKMSSLNAYKEPFDRSSSEPVEDTDTTSFVAEFSLEANYPVQVTDPHADAVTLHLSSMPSRYLSPSSEDRIRQPVEDVEECTCPTSSSPDYPKELQFITNPCEKCFCPAPPPKISDLMNDKDLLDLLRLKLDPNHCTIKNWKNFASRWGMSYDELTLLEHRTQGSLSHSPTQEFLLRYNQKTVTELTELCRIYQRIDVLRLLQSWIEKDWPSRWQHTH; encoded by the exons ACAGAAGCAGCTCTGAACCTGTGGAGGACACAGACACCACCAGCTTTGTGGCAGAATTT TCCTTGGAGGCCAATTATCCCGTGCAAGTAACAGATCCCCATG CAGACGCTGTGACACTGCACCTAAGTTCGATGCCCTCGAGATACCTGAGTCCCTCCTCAGAAGACAGAATAAGACAG CCAGTGGAAGATGTGGAAGAGTGCACTTGCCCCACTTCTTCTTCACCAG ACTATCCCAAAGAACTACAGTTTATAACGAACCCCTGTGAGAAGTGCTTCTGCCCGGCACCCCCTCCCAAAATCAGCGACCTCATGAACGACAAAGATCTGCTGGACTTGCTGCGGCTCAAATTGGATCCAAACCACTGCACCAtcaaaaactggaaaaactttGCGAGTCGTTGGGGGATGAGCTATGACGAACTGACCCTGCTGGAGCATCGGACCCAGGGTTCCTTGTCCCACAGCCCCACCCAGGAGTTCCTGTTACGCTACAACCAGAAGACGGTCACTGAGCTCACTGAACTTTGCCGCATCTATCAGCGCATTGATGTGCTGCGACTGCTGCAGAGCTGGATAGAGAAGGATTGGCCGTCGCGCTGGCAACACACACATTAA